In one window of Haloimpatiens sp. FM7315 DNA:
- a CDS encoding phage portal protein encodes MKFRDRVKLFMTPQNALFEVLQKYSEDFLSGEEVPTDNNLRIDTDTAMSFSAVFACNRVLSETLASCPLLLYEKDDKGNRHQVTDTAEYDLLHYAPNAEMTPVQFKEFGMTNINLGGNFIAQKVFNMHGELLELRPISWDRVRIDIDKATGRLLYFIDGKQEPKTRDEILHIPGLTLDGYIGITPLSYAALTIDIGLSQDKFERNFYHNRASTSGIFQYPNELGDEAFQRLKKDIKKNYTGLSNAGVPMILEGGGQFKEITMKLTDAQFLESKRFRIEDVCRIFRMPLHLVQDLTRSTNNNIEHQSLEFIVYTMLPWFKRWEENLNLQLLSKESRRKNRYFEFNISGLLRGDIKSRYEAYAQGRQWGWLSVNDIRRLENMNPIPNGDIYLEPLNMGEAGKEEEQIKALREEVFNLISGGKR; translated from the coding sequence TTGAAATTTAGAGATAGAGTGAAATTATTTATGACTCCACAAAATGCACTATTTGAAGTTCTTCAGAAATATTCTGAGGACTTTTTAAGTGGAGAAGAAGTTCCTACAGATAACAATTTAAGAATTGATACAGATACAGCTATGAGTTTTTCAGCTGTGTTTGCCTGTAATAGAGTTTTATCTGAAACCTTGGCAAGCTGTCCATTACTTCTTTATGAGAAAGATGATAAGGGGAATAGACATCAAGTTACAGATACTGCTGAATATGACTTGCTTCATTATGCACCAAATGCAGAGATGACACCAGTTCAATTTAAAGAGTTTGGAATGACAAATATAAACCTTGGTGGAAACTTTATAGCACAAAAGGTTTTTAATATGCATGGAGAGCTTTTAGAGCTTAGACCTATATCATGGGATAGAGTAAGAATTGATATAGATAAAGCTACAGGAAGGCTCCTTTATTTTATAGATGGAAAACAAGAACCAAAAACAAGAGACGAAATACTTCATATTCCTGGACTTACTTTAGATGGTTATATAGGAATAACACCGCTTAGTTATGCAGCACTTACTATTGATATTGGATTATCTCAGGATAAGTTTGAAAGGAACTTTTATCACAACAGGGCCTCAACCAGTGGAATATTTCAGTATCCTAATGAGCTTGGAGATGAAGCCTTTCAAAGACTTAAAAAGGATATTAAGAAAAACTACACAGGACTTTCTAATGCAGGAGTTCCAATGATACTTGAAGGTGGAGGACAGTTTAAGGAAATAACCATGAAGCTTACAGATGCACAGTTTTTAGAATCTAAGAGATTCAGAATAGAAGATGTGTGTAGAATTTTTAGAATGCCTCTTCACTTGGTGCAGGATTTAACAAGATCTACTAATAACAATATTGAACACCAAAGTCTTGAGTTTATAGTTTACACTATGCTCCCTTGGTTTAAGCGTTGGGAGGAGAACTTAAACTTGCAGCTATTATCAAAGGAATCAAGAAGAAAAAACAGATATTTTGAGTTTAATATTAGTGGACTACTTCGTGGAGATATTAAATCTAGATATGAAGCTTATGCCCAAGGAAGACAGTGGGGATGGTTATCTGTTAATGATATAAGAAGACTTGAAAACATGAATCCAATACCTAATGGAGATATTTATTTGGAGCCTCTCAATATGGGTGAAGCAGGAAAAGAAGAAGAACAGATTAAGGCGCTAAGGGAAGAAGTATTTAACTTAATTAGTGGAGGGAAGCGATAA